A single window of Bacteroidales bacterium DNA harbors:
- a CDS encoding AAA family ATPase has protein sequence MGKVITIANQKGGVGKTTTAINLCASLAVLEYKTLLIDADPQANATSGVGFDPRNIKTSIYECILDEVEPANIILNTRTPYLDLLPAHIDLVGAEIELIDMPNREKMMRRVIEKIKSNYAFIIIDCGPSLGLITVNALTAADSVIIPVQCEYFALEGLGKLLNTIKIVQTRLNPKLDIEGILLTMYDARLRLSNQVVQEVKTHFQQMVFDTVIFRNIRLSEAPSFGETIIMHDADSKGAINYLNLARELLQKNGLISSPGQGIMEHNK, from the coding sequence ATGGGTAAGGTAATAACCATTGCAAATCAAAAAGGCGGTGTGGGGAAGACTACCACCGCGATCAATCTGTGCGCAAGCCTGGCCGTTCTGGAATATAAAACGCTCCTGATCGACGCTGATCCCCAGGCCAATGCCACCTCCGGCGTGGGCTTTGATCCCAGGAACATCAAGACCAGCATCTATGAATGCATCCTCGATGAAGTCGAACCTGCCAACATTATCCTGAACACCCGCACACCCTACCTGGACCTGTTGCCGGCACACATTGACCTTGTCGGCGCTGAAATTGAGCTGATCGACATGCCCAACCGGGAAAAGATGATGCGACGAGTCATCGAAAAGATCAAAAGCAACTATGCCTTCATCATCATTGATTGCGGCCCCTCCCTGGGATTGATCACGGTCAATGCGCTCACCGCCGCCGACTCCGTCATCATCCCTGTACAATGCGAATATTTTGCGCTGGAAGGCCTCGGCAAACTACTCAATACGATCAAGATCGTGCAGACCAGGCTGAATCCGAAACTCGACATCGAAGGGATCCTGCTGACGATGTACGATGCCCGGCTGAGGCTCTCCAATCAGGTCGTCCAGGAAGTAAAAACACATTTCCAACAGATGGTCTTCGACACGGTCATATTTCGGAATATACGTCTGAGCGAAGCGCCCAGCTTCGGAGAGACCATCATCATGCATGATGCTGACAGCAAGGGCGCAATCAATTATCTCAACCTGGCACGGGAACTCCTGCAAAAGAACGGATTGATTTCCAGTCCCGGCCAGGGTATCATGGAACACAATAAATGA
- a CDS encoding ParB/RepB/Spo0J family partition protein, with amino-acid sequence MKEKRKALGRGLEAILDVPDTMISSKDRTGQPAIGAVTNILIANIEANPFQPRDSMEEASLQELSESIRTLGIIQPLTVRSLGYDKYQLIVGERRLLAAKRAGLHEVPAYIRVANDQEMLEMALVENIQRKELNPVQIAIGFQRLIEECNLTQEQLSQRVGKNRTTISNFIRLLKLPPEIQLALRNGTITMGHARALISIENADDQVNMFRVILEKNLSVRQVEQLVRELRIPVTPPVKTTRAPLPQKYADLMQYLTGKLSAKVDLQCNTKGKGSIVISFDSDDELERIISHFS; translated from the coding sequence ATGAAAGAAAAACGAAAAGCCCTGGGCAGAGGATTGGAGGCAATCCTCGATGTGCCCGATACAATGATTTCATCAAAGGACCGGACAGGACAACCTGCCATCGGTGCGGTGACGAACATACTGATCGCAAACATCGAAGCAAATCCTTTCCAGCCAAGGGATTCAATGGAAGAAGCCAGCCTGCAGGAACTTTCTGAATCCATCCGTACACTCGGCATCATTCAGCCACTGACGGTCAGAAGCCTTGGGTACGATAAATACCAGCTGATCGTGGGCGAAAGAAGACTGCTCGCAGCAAAACGGGCCGGACTGCACGAAGTACCTGCCTACATCCGAGTGGCCAACGACCAGGAAATGCTCGAAATGGCCCTTGTTGAAAACATTCAGCGAAAAGAGCTCAATCCCGTCCAAATCGCCATCGGATTCCAGCGCCTGATCGAAGAATGTAACCTGACACAGGAACAATTGAGCCAGCGTGTGGGCAAGAACCGGACTACCATCAGCAATTTCATCCGCCTGCTGAAACTACCCCCTGAAATTCAACTGGCCCTGCGAAATGGAACCATCACCATGGGCCACGCACGGGCATTGATCAGCATTGAAAATGCTGATGATCAAGTAAATATGTTCAGGGTGATCCTCGAAAAAAATCTTTCTGTCCGGCAAGTGGAACAACTTGTGAGGGAGTTGCGAATCCCGGTGACTCCTCCCGTGAAAACAACAAGAGCCCCTTTACCTCAAAAATATGCCGACCTGATGCAATACCTTACCGGAAAGCTGTCGGCAAAAGTTGATCTTCAATGCAATACTAAGGGCAAAGGTTCGATCGTTATTTCATTTGATTCCGATGATGAACTGGAGAGGATCATCTCCCATTTTTCATGA